From a region of the Cucumis sativus cultivar 9930 chromosome 6, Cucumber_9930_V3, whole genome shotgun sequence genome:
- the LOC105435839 gene encoding 60S ribosomal protein L39-like: MLSHKTFRMKKKLAKKKRQNRPTSNWIRLRTDNTIDTRQSAQRRTKLGF; the protein is encoded by the coding sequence ATGCTGTCTCATAAGACTTttagaatgaagaagaagctcGCGAAGAAGAAGAGGCAGAATAGGCCGACCTCGAACTGGATCCGCCTGAGAACTGACAACACGATCGATACAAGGCAAAGTGCGCAACGTCGCACAAAGCTAGGGTTCTAA